In Saccharothrix syringae, the following are encoded in one genomic region:
- a CDS encoding GlsB/YeaQ/YmgE family stress response membrane protein: MGVDGVFSALAAGLVIGLLGKLVVPGRQAIPLWLTVAVGIVAAFLGTAVARAFGVEETSGPDWIEMAVQVGIAALGVGLVAGFHGTKSRR, translated from the coding sequence GTGGGCGTCGACGGTGTGTTCAGCGCTCTGGCCGCGGGACTCGTGATCGGCCTGCTCGGCAAGCTCGTCGTGCCGGGCAGGCAGGCCATCCCGCTGTGGTTGACCGTCGCGGTCGGCATCGTGGCGGCGTTCCTGGGCACGGCGGTCGCGCGGGCGTTCGGGGTCGAGGAGACCTCGGGGCCGGACTGGATCGAGATGGCCGTGCAGGTGGGCATCGCCGCGCTGGGCGTCGGGCTGGTGGCCGGGTTCCACGGCACGAAGTCGAGGCGCTGA